Part of the Venturia canescens isolate UGA chromosome 2, ASM1945775v1, whole genome shotgun sequence genome is shown below.
GAAATAGTTTgcatctcaatttttttctcacctccACCGCCATCGGCCTGTACGACGGATTCTAAACTGTCCAAAACAACTAACGAAGCTTCGGCTGCCAAAGCACCCTCGATGTGGGCGTCCTGCTCGACGGCTCGACCCTCAGGTTGTTCGTTAGCACTATtgatggaaaattcattttcaaagcCATCAACAACGAGATTTGTTCGTTCAGAATGTCAATAAAAATTAGTAACCAATGAACGAATGATGAAgttatttcgattgaattttttcaaaaatttgtacaaCTAGAAgaacgaatgaagaaaaattgatggatTTTTAGACATCGGTTACTCACCGATACGGCATTTGATCTTTTCGCCAGCGTAATTTATCGCCAGTAATTCTTTCTTTACGCCTTAACATCATTTCGCTGCGAGCGCTTCCTTGACCAAGAATAACGTCTTCGAGTCGAGATTTGATATCGCTGGTAGCAGTAGCTTGAGGAGGCAATCTCTTCAACGCTTTTTTACCCTTGTACTCAAAAGCAGCGGTAGCGATGTTGAGAACTTGGAGGAGGCTGAGAACGCGTCTGGCGCTTAATTCTCCGCACCATTGCGCGAGAGCAGATCTTTCGAGACTTTTAAGAACCCATAGGAAACACATCAAAAGATGTCTGGTAGCTTCGGAGCTGAGAGAAACTCGACATTGAGTGCCGGCAGCATGATCCGCCGCGGCAGAAGTGGCACCACCGGCGATCGCCAGAGCAACGGATTGTGTTATAGAAGCCGTTTCCTCGTGATACACGCTTTTGTCCTTGGAGTCCCAATGATAAAGTTGAGGAAGAGCGTCGATAAGAATATTCAAGAGCGGCAAATAAAGAGCAGCGACTCGAGCCTTTGCCGATTGTTCGGCATACCGTGGATCAATATCGTGAGAACCCATCAAATAGCGTACGGTGCCAATCGCTTTGTTTTGGAGCATTGGGTTGGGAATTTCGAGAGTATTGGAAAGATCGCTGAGAACGAGACCAGCGAGGAAATGTTGCTGCCGAAATTCCGGGCTCAATTCGGAGAAACGTCCGCGTTCACCAGGTACAAGAGTCGAAATGAGACTTCCGGAACTTCCTGTGGAAGGGCTCGGGGAAGCTGGTGCCGATCCTGAGGTATAACCAGTCCCAAAGGGCAAATTAATCGCCACGTAATGCTCGTGGGAGCATACGGTACGTACAAGATCGAGCTTCAGAGCGAACAGCCCTGCCGAGTCGTGGATGTGAATCGAAGCGTCCGAGAGCGAACAGCAACTGGCCCGGATCAAAGACAAGACAAATCCGCGATCCATCACGGACAATAAATCCGAGAGGAAATTTCCCAGGCTGTAAATTAAATTGGAAGCTGTTCGAGGATCCTTGCCACAACGGTTCGTAACTTCTAACGTTAAAGCGGCTACGAGAGTCGCTATGTCGTCGCTGAATTGTGGCGAAAAACGCGATTTTCTAGGAGCTTCGAGACTTCCGGTTTCCGTGAGATGAACAACCATCGAACGAACGATTAGTTCAAGGAAAAACCAGGAATGATTTATCGCGAGCTCTCGGGCTTGCCCTGTCGAAACGACCCAGTGCAAAGCGATTTCTTCGTGCAATATTCGTCTTCCGGATTGACCACTGATAGAGGGAGATTCTTGGCGCATCGAAGCGGTTCTATCCAATCCCCGAGAATGCATTTCCATCTCGAGATCCTCCACTGGTAAATCCGGATTGCTCTGAGCTCTCGTCACCACCGGAGGAGGATTCGCTCGTGTCATGTTCGGTAATGAACACTGATAAGCCGTGTAAGTTGCCAAAAGAGCGTGCCGCCCGTGACCGTCCAGCTGTCCATCCGGCAAATTCGTTATGTTCCGTACGAGCAACCCCAATGCTTCGAATACCGTGGCAGCGACGTTTAACGGCTGTGAAGGCAAAGTCGGCGGTTTCACAAGCAGAGAAATCAACTGATCGAACAGCTGTGGCAGGGAACGAACTAGCGCGGAGTGCGAAGCTCTCGCAAGCTCGAGAAGAACCGATTTAAGCTCAGATTCCATTCCAGCCTCCCCAATCCTCGGCGGTACTTGACCTGTCTCCAGAGATCCGCAGAGCGACAAAAACCTGTATTTTGGGAAAGAACCATCGTATTGAAACGAAAAACACAAAGAAGCATTTGACATGGGAGTAAATTAGATTTCGGTTTACCTGTCAATATATTTGTCCTGAGCATGAACACTTGATACCGGTTCAAGAATTACCGTGAAAACGCCTCTGTGAGCGTCTACCCATCTTGTACCTGGCAAAAGAACGTCCGGTGCGATATACGAATAATTTGCAGGCGGAGGGTCGAGCATAGCCGGTAAATTGAATTCACCAGATTGCAGGTGTCCGTCACGTAAAAGCGGAAGCCACtggaattcaaattcaattgcgaatgaaaaactttttaagaaaatTTGGTATTAAACGAAAACgttaaatttcgaatttcgaattcTCACCGTGTAAGCGACAGCAGTCTCGACATTAGGTTGTTCGACCTTTTTTTGACAACTAATGTGATAAAAGGTAAAGAGCAGATGATGTTTGGCACTTAAATCCGCGGGCATTCGTATCTTTACTTCGTcataaaaatttggatttttattgTGATATGATACGGAAGTAAAGTACTCGTGTGTCATTTCCGGGCACGATGATCTACCGAAAATGGCAGTGAGTGCATCGGCCTCCTGTTCACCACCCATCAATTGTATTCTGACAGCGATGTTGCGGGCGGAACCGGTTCGCGAGCTGAAATTCGCTTCCTTCGGATAAACGTACAATAAATTTCGATAGGTAAGATCGGGCGACAGTACGTCACTGGGGAATTCAAGTATTTCTTTGACCGGACGGTTTTTCTCATCAGGATAAGGCGACAACCGTCGAAGATCTGGATCCAAACATCTCGGTAATTCCTCCGGTCTTGGACTCAGATCCAATTTCAAAATCCCCGGCAAACATTTCAAGCGCTTGAGATTCGAACCAGGACGACGCAATTCGACCAACAATTTGTAGAGGTCCTCATCTCGCAATCGCTCACTCTCCTGCTTGAAAAAACTCGATACCGTGAGCGTTATCGGACGAAAACTGTCCAAACAGTTGGCAAAATCGTCCGGTGACCAACTTCTCCTCTTGTCCGAACTACGACGTTCCAACGATCCTCGCCGCGTCGGTTGCTCCACCACCTTCTTACGCCATTGCTCCAAACTTCCCGATTTGCGATCCAACGAACCCGCGCTTCCCGTACTATCTGTATCACCGCCTGCACCACCCCCACCAATTACTCCGGACAAATGAATAGCCGTCCAGGCCAAAGGCATTCGATAACGTCCCAAACGCTCGCACGCCATCGTTGCTGCGGCTTTCACCTAAAATTGAAAccacaaatttcgtttaatcagaattttttttatcaatcatTTGAGTGTTCAAGACAAAAATAGAGTTCTAAAAAACCTCGAATCGGAAAGTTGgtaaattcgaaaataattcaaagaaCAAGAATTGAAGTATatttgtaaaagaaaaaaaataaccttATCCCTGTTCTTATCGTCGCGGAGATAAGGTTCGGCGCATTCGGAAATGTCACCCTGCAGGACTTTTTCCAGTCTGACAACGAGGAAAAGATCGGGGCTAGGTTTGGAGATGCTGAGAACGCAGCTTCGAGCGAGAGTACTGGTGTCGCTATAGGCGATGTGAGTTTCGAGCATGCGTTTGAGGCTTTCAGAATTCATGTCAACGTAAAAATTTTCCgagacttttttcttctcccgcGCATCGTAAAGAGCGAGACAAGCAAAAATAGGCTCGACTTCGAGCTCGAGTTTTAACTGCAAACATTTGACGAGAATACGGTGAGCGAAAGGCTCAGCCGGCTCGGGTGCAATGCTTATTTCTTGCCATTCGTCGTCGGGCGATGTGGGCGGCGCGTAAAGTGGAAAGAGCGCTTCTTGACGATCCTCCAAACGTTTTTGTTCGTTCATCTGATCAATCGTTTCGGGACACACACGTTCTAATAGTCCTGGTAGCAGAGGGTCATGCTGAGAATGGCGCAGATCCAAACTCGCCCAGGAACCACGTGGCGTCTCTCCCACGTTCGACGAATCCTCTTCTTCATTCGGAGAACCACAACCGTTCGTTTCTTCTTGATCCACCTCAAAATCCTGCCTCGGAGTCTCCTGCAATAGTTTCTCTCTACCAATCGGTGATGCTCGACCTTTGTACCTTCTGTATATCACTGTCCAATCAGACGTGAAACTCTCGATGCACCTCTTCACGTAGGGCGATACAGTGTCTCTGAAATgatatgaaacaaaaaatgtttcttttatttgatatttatcaatttgaaatattgtaaGTAATCGTTCATCCATTGATATTGCTTCAAATATAAAAGGCAGCAAGTAAATCAACTCACAAAGATTCCAAAGGAACAACAGGTTCCTCCGTTCTGATTTTACGCTTCACGACTCTTAACTCCACATCTCCGGGTGGGAAATCCAGTATCGGCCGAAGGGGATCTCTGTCCAGGACTGTTTGATGTTGAACCAAGAAATCCTCATAATCCACTGGCTCTAGTACTTCGCAGAGTGACATctggatgtttttttaaaagaattaACATCAATACAAAACCAtccattgaataaaaattaaagtatcaaaattttcgtttttttgataGATCCATCTTTGTGAATTTATACTAAACAACAATATCAGAAACTTACAGTAGAAGAAAATCCAGAAACGCTGCTTCCACTTTTTGACAAATCTCTCGAGTAGGACGTCGACGTTGCTATTTGTCTTCTAACATCGGCAGCGTGTTGTTTGCTCAACTTATGAGCAAACGCACGCTGAACCGAAGACATTGCGGAAGCCACTTTATCCGCTTAACATTAAcacattttaattaaaatcaaGTTATCACCCCGATaccaaaaattaataaattatatGAAAGCAAAATTAATGAGCAGAAATGCAAAAACTGCTTAGCATTATTATGAACTATAACGAATGCCAGATAagaattttaaattcaaataccAAAAAACTATTAACAATGAAGAAAACAGTTTGAATCTATACTGCAAAATGTAACAAGTGCAACAATGTAACAATGGATGAACATGGATTAAAACTGATTCTCtgcttaaaaaatattttttaaaagattaAAATAgatcgtgaaaatatttcgaaaaggGGTGAGTTTTCCGaatattttccaaactcaCCTGGAAAAGTTGACAATGAAAATTGCATAGTGCAATAAAAACGACTTTGAACTGCAGTAATGACAGCTCAATTCCGATTGAATTTCGCTCAATGTCTTATATTCACATAAAAGATAAATTGTTGAGAAGGAAACAAGAAAACAACGTGTTCATCTTTATATTCTCGGAGCATAACGAAGAAACAATTGAACATTGAATTTGATTAATTTAACGATTATTTTCCACGGAATGTTTTATCACTTTGGAGCAGCAAATGATTCACTGGATACcgtcttaattttttttattgtttcataAAAACTTACCGTTTATTCCTCAATTTACGGACATTTTGGAGCTGAAGaaattgattttatagccCGAAAGATTAATCTCAACAATGAATTAATTGTTCGACGCTTTCACACCACGCTGAAACAAATATGAGCTTGCTGTCATTTTCTGGGTGAGACTGGTCCATATAATAGGAACTTACGTTTTCATGCATGGATCATACATTTGAGAATAACACATGTGTCGTCCTCAGACGGAATAAACACTACTATGGTAAATTAGCTGTTATATTTACCGTCGGTAAAAACGAATTCTACGCAatcgttagattttttttatttttatacaaattttttttactataaaattttataaaaagatAACCACCATATTAAACCATGAAAATTTGAGCCATTGGCTCAAATTTGTTGTTGACCTGGAAAACCCCACTTTTTCAACGAAAGTGAGGTAGTGATGTAAAGGAAGAAATTTTATGTGGTAGAAATGTTTTCTGGTAGAGATGTTACGTGGTGAAAATttctaaaatgaattatattcaTGCATTACCGTTATTTGGTAGAGTTGTTACGGGGTAGTGTTTGATTGTGGTAGAAATGTTGCGGGACTTGTTTATTTGggtagaaatgaattttggtCTGGTGGATGTTTCTGGTAGAGATGTAAGTGTGCGATCGCTCGCGTGCGGCTCTAAAGCTCTCGAACTCGTCAGTCTCGCTAAGCGTGAGATCTtcctacaatttttttaatcatttgaaacttttatgAGGATATTAGGATTTTTGAACTTGTTACGCCCGAACGTGAGAACGCGCGGGCTGAGaggaaaataacgaataaCAAATATTAAAGTTACTAATCTCTCAGatgaacaaataaataattgagtaaaaaggagaagagataaaaatagtagatgTTCGGAATAGCTATTAAAGCGCTAGGCGCACCTATTACAGTTGCTAATATACAATATGGAATTTCAGGGATATTGATGTAGGTCAAGACACAGAAACATCAGGTAAAAGTAACGAGTTAACTTGTTTATTGAGGAATCAGAATTGGAAATTTAGATTACAGTCGAATAAGATCGCAGTCTACTTCCTCTTGTTTAGAATCATATaacataaatgaaataaaaggtGATACAGTTTTGGACTTAGGGGTCGATGTTCTACGCGTAATTTGAGGCGTACTGATGCTGAGCGTTGCGGGTCTCCTCGAAGACAGTGTAGTCGGCACATCCACGTGCACAAATCGCGTAGTACACTCGATGATTTAAGAAtataaaatatcgaaataatgTTTGATTTCTGGATTTTTCTTATTAGTACTTTTAAGGTTTGGGTATGTGAATAATTGATTAATGAGTTCTTATTTGCCTTCAAGAAGTAAAGGAACGCTGCACCGCAGTGCCTCACTAGCCCTCGAGCAGTGATGCTTGATCGCGAAGATTCGAAGATACGTAACTATTAACTATCTTGTAAGAACCTGGAACAAGACTCGGACTCGAGGTAATAATACCTGAGGAGCTCCGCTTAGACCAAAGATTAGCGAAAGACTAACGAATTTTTGTTGtaaattctctatcgatgcTTCCAATATTAGGAAATTGCAGCGTAAGAATTTAGACTGTTGAGCAAATGCGtatgcaaaaatataaaagtgtgTCTAAAAGTGAGTGAGTGTCGTTCCGGGTTCTCGCAATGAATTGTGCATTTCGCTTACATTTCTTAGAGATGAAGGAACTCGAAAATCTGAGAATCTGTGAAATACGTTTTGCAATTGACTAAAAAAGGTTTCGTATAGTATGAGGAATTCGGTTTCACAAGAGGAAGCGATTCGTACTGAACGTTTCGAAATTATACAATTAATCGATAAAATACATTTATGACAATTAATTAATATACTTTAAACTATCTAACcagtaatttataaataaacggCTCGGCCATAACAAACTGGTCTAAAAGTATTTGACGATATacaacttttcaaaattctcatttATTCAACGACTTATTTCGTGAAGTCTGCTTTCTGCAGTTTACGCTATCCGAAACTATAATTATTTGGAGGAAGTAAATGGATTTCTGTTATCGATTCGAGCTCATCTAAATTTAAATTCCACATTCGCGTCCACTTCAATCATGCATGTCATACCATCTCATGTATGAAAATGAGTATGATATCTCATCATaagtatgaaaataataaagcaCACGTGACATGCGAAAAACCTTGTATTTCCATTGGATCATATATCGTGTGCAATCCTGTAGCTCAAATGAAAAGCTACTATAGCCGAGGGCACTGTGCTTCGTTGCGAGGACCCAGACGCTGTTGGTAAATCCAAACCCTGCCTCCGGTGTTCAAACTGTGATGAAGACCGGTCACTAAGATACGCCTATATCCTCGTAGATCATACCCTTGAAGGTTCGACGCAATATTCActtgagcaactgtagacggTCGTATAGGTTCATCATTGATTTGCAGCTGGAAGTTGATAAAATTTCCGTCACTGTTGGAAAATACTCCTTGTCTATCCAGACGAATTCGCCCGTTACTTTGCTCAGTCGTGGAATGCAATCGACGATCGGAGCTTAAACGCGCGTGCCATCTATATAAAACTGTTCGGGCATCGGTCAACCAAGTGCCTGTGGCACGCTGGACAATTGATGAGTCGTGATTTTCACGGAAAATAGTAGTTACAAGACGGTTTCTGTTCGCCAGGTACTGCTCGGTTTGGCGGAGGATTTCGAATGTCGCACCTAAATGCTCGCACGTCGACGTTCCAGCTCTTTTTCGCCGGGTCCCAACACCCGTTTTGAGAAGATTATCGTCAAATTCTACTTTAGAACAATAACCCCAGGATCCTCCGGAAACTCTACACCACTCGTATGTAGACGAGTGAAAGCTGCAGTAGGTTTCATCGTTGTTTGATTCGTGCCGGCATGCTTTCCCATCCGAAGTAAGCGCATCAATAAGCGAGCAGTACTCGTACGTCTGATTCGTGGTGCGACActtataattattatatttaatatcGCAATAGCTTTGGCATTCTTTTCCTGTGTAAGTAAATTGCTTTGCCGTTGTATCTTCGATTTGGGAACAGTAATCCCAGCCACCTTCTTCCAGGTAACACCACATGTACCCGTATCCGTGTTTGTCACAAACATGATCGAATTTACACTTTTTGTTTTCCGAAGAATATCCTGGTGATGTAGAGCAGTAATCCCACGTGTCAGTTTTGCACCACTGGTACTTCCGATCGTCGGACCACTGGCAGTCTGTACACTCTCCCGAACTGGTGATGTAAAATCGTTTCCCGTCAGTCGGCAACGTAAGCGTtgcaataattataattagGAGCAACATTTCACAATCGATAGCTTAGTCGCGTTTTTCTTACGCGGTCATCGCACAACGAAACCAGCTACGAAGTATATATAGAAGACGAGTTCACAGTTTCGTTGCGTACAAAAAGTATTAAGGTGGGTCGAATTATGATACGTCGCTGATCCAAGCTTCCTTCGAACTGGGTTGATGGATTTTGAACCGCTCTACGTTGAAAAGAACcgcttttgaataaaaaaaaaattttttatacattCATTCGCGATATATAAGATTTTATCTTCTATTCTATATCAATAATGCAAAAAAGAATCTAATCAATACTCTTatgggagagaaaaataaaacaaaatattttagtaATTCTGACGATTCGGTAAATTAAAAAGGCACACTAAAATACCTGGTTGCAATTATTGCTTATACGAGTAACCTGTGAATTTATCAAGGTTGCATAAACCACAAATTCGCAAAAATCGGTTTTATTGAATGTAGCTAATAAAGACATCGATATCTGATTGCGTTGTGACCACTTTTTGCAATCTCTTACGACAAAACTGGTTGTTTTCATAACTTTTATTGAGTCTCGAATTTCCTCCAAAATGCTATCAATATTGACCTTATATAGTGTATCGATCGATTCCGCAATGTATTTTTCACTAGTGTAAACATTTGATATTCcagtatttttatatattttctatttttttaccacCCAGGCACAATATTCCTTCTCTTATTGAGGGGAGAACTACCTTTCAGCATTTTAActccctttaaaatttctggCTGTTTCCTTTGGTGTGGAATCCTTGCTTACAATTTTTCGTGACTCAATTTACGTGTTTGTGTACGTGTTGTAACGGGACATTTTCCTCGGGAAGGTTGTCTCATCCTTTCTCAGCTCACGGGGAGGAAAATCACGGGTCCACACAGCCCCGGGTGGGCACAGCGCCAGGTACGAGGGTACCGACGATTAAAATCGACTTAATTTCGCCCACCCGAATTAGAAGATCTCACACGATCCCGTGATTCCCCGTGTGACTGAGAACGGcccgactactcagctcgaAACTAAGGTACTAAAGGTAGAGGGGAGGGTACTTGGGTTGAAAGCAACAATCCACGACACGAAAGAAGGTAGCCGACACAAGTTAAATGATTCAGTGAGGTATTCACAATTTTATTCACAGATTATCGCCGACAAGAAATTTACAAGAGAACAGGGGTAGCAAATGCAAGAAGTGGTTCGGAACTAAATGATAAAGCGCAGGTAACGATCACCGGAGGCGAATGCCGCAGGTAAAGCGCAGGTAGCAGGCAATCGGCAGCAAGGGTTGTAGGTAAGCGCAGGTAAGATATAACGCAAACGGCAAGGTAATCAGGCGGAAAGATAATATAGACTTTGTTCGATGCGAGAGCACAATACTGGAAAGCGATACGGTTAGTTCGATCACAAACAGATAATAATACGCGAGACGAAGAAGCGCTAACGCAAAACATGATAAACAAAGCCGGGACTAAACGCCGTACGTTCCGTAGCGCGATAACAAgatatgatgatgatgatgatgatgatgatgatgatgatgatgatgatgatgatgataagcGTTTATTTGCCTTAGAAAAACTAGTAGGCAATATAAGTAGTATCCAGCACAGTTACAATTTTTCGATGTTGGAACATTGGGCAatacaagagagagagatatatACAGGGCGGTAGCACGCGCGCGAGATGCCAGGTAATACAGCGAGATAAAA
Proteins encoded:
- the Zir gene encoding dedicator of cytokinesis protein 7 isoform X2 — encoded protein: MSSVQRAFAHKLSKQHAADVRRQIATSTSYSRDLSKSGSSVSGFSSTMSLCEVLEPVDYEDFLVQHQTVLDRDPLRPILDFPPGDVELRVVKRKIRTEEPVVPLESLDTVSPYVKRCIESFTSDWTVIYRRYKGRASPIGREKLLQETPRQDFEVDQEETNGCGSPNEEEDSSNVGETPRGSWASLDLRHSQHDPLLPGLLERVCPETIDQMNEQKRLEDRQEALFPLYAPPTSPDDEWQEISIAPEPAEPFAHRILVKCLQLKLELEVEPIFACLALYDAREKKKVSENFYVDMNSESLKRMLETHIAYSDTSTLARSCVLSISKPSPDLFLVVRLEKVLQGDISECAEPYLRDDKNRDKVKAAATMACERLGRYRMPLAWTAIHLSGVIGGGGAGGDTDSTGSAGSLDRKSGSLEQWRKKVVEQPTRRGSLERRSSDKRRSWSPDDFANCLDSFRPITLTVSSFFKQESERLRDEDLYKLLVELRRPGSNLKRLKCLPGILKLDLSPRPEELPRCLDPDLRRLSPYPDEKNRPVKEILEFPSDVLSPDLTYRNLLYVYPKEANFSSRTGSARNIAVRIQLMGGEQEADALTAIFGRSSCPEMTHEYFTSVSYHNKNPNFYDEVKIRMPADLSAKHHLLFTFYHISCQKKVEQPNVETAVAYTWLPLLRDGHLQSGEFNLPAMLDPPPANYSYIAPDVLLPGTRWVDAHRGVFTVILEPVSSVHAQDKYIDRFLSLCGSLETGQVPPRIGEAGMESELKSVLLELARASHSALVRSLPQLFDQLISLLVKPPTLPSQPLNVAATVFEALGLLVRNITNLPDGQLDGHGRHALLATYTAYQCSLPNMTRANPPPVVTRAQSNPDLPVEDLEMEMHSRGLDRTASMRQESPSISGQSGRRILHEEIALHWVVSTGQARELAINHSWFFLELIVRSMVVHLTETGSLEAPRKSRFSPQFSDDIATLVAALTLEVTNRCGKDPRTASNLIYSLGNFLSDLLSVMDRGFVLSLIRASCCSLSDASIHIHDSAGLFALKLDLVRTVCSHEHYVAINLPFGTGYTSGSAPASPSPSTGSSGSLISTLVPGERGRFSELSPEFRQQHFLAGLVLSDLSNTLEIPNPMLQNKAIGTVRYLMGSHDIDPRYAEQSAKARVAALYLPLLNILIDALPQLYHWDSKDKSVYHEETASITQSVALAIAGGATSAAADHAAGTQCRVSLSSEATRHLLMCFLWVLKSLERSALAQWCGELSARRVLSLLQVLNIATAAFEYKGKKALKRLPPQATATSDIKSRLEDVILGQGSARSEMMLRRKERITGDKLRWRKDQMPYRANEQPEGRAVEQDAHIEGALAAEASLVVLDSLESVVQADGGGGAVVGAVLKVLLRALARNQSTSVLQHMFNTQRALVFKYHSALFDEESERCGDLCLTLLTRCSSPLSAIRSHAAASLYLLMRQNFEIGNNFARVKMQVTTSLSALVGRGRAPSEGALRRALKTVLVYAERDTELADTSFPEQVKDLLFNLHMILSDTVKMKEFQEDPEMLLDLMYRIAKGYQGSPDLRLTWLANMAQQHMERKNHTEAAMCLVHSAALVAEYLHLLEPGGGGRPIGAVALSPVSPNALEESAVGDDVLARREEGLCLGPDFSESGLAGLLEHAASSFHAAGMYEAIPDVYRVLLPIAECAHDYKKLANIHGKLHEAYTRVEQLAGKRVFGTYFRVGFYGSRFGDLAGEEFVYKEPTLTKLPEIFSRLENFYAERFGADNVVIIKDSNPVDLSKLETDKAYVQITYVEPYFEPHELRHRPTVFHRNFNIKRFVYATPFTPGGKAHGELREQCKRKTILTVATHFPYLKTRIRVVARKQIVLSPIEVAIEDIQKKTAEVAAATMQEPPDPKMLQMVLQGCIGTTVNQGPAEVAVVFLSGVREQNAQPSRLQHKLRLCFKDFSKKCLDALRRNKNLIGPDQRDYQRELERNYQRLTERLAPLIVWR
- the Zir gene encoding dedicator of cytokinesis protein 7 isoform X1 is translated as MQFSLSTFPADKVASAMSSVQRAFAHKLSKQHAADVRRQIATSTSYSRDLSKSGSSVSGFSSTMSLCEVLEPVDYEDFLVQHQTVLDRDPLRPILDFPPGDVELRVVKRKIRTEEPVVPLESLDTVSPYVKRCIESFTSDWTVIYRRYKGRASPIGREKLLQETPRQDFEVDQEETNGCGSPNEEEDSSNVGETPRGSWASLDLRHSQHDPLLPGLLERVCPETIDQMNEQKRLEDRQEALFPLYAPPTSPDDEWQEISIAPEPAEPFAHRILVKCLQLKLELEVEPIFACLALYDAREKKKVSENFYVDMNSESLKRMLETHIAYSDTSTLARSCVLSISKPSPDLFLVVRLEKVLQGDISECAEPYLRDDKNRDKVKAAATMACERLGRYRMPLAWTAIHLSGVIGGGGAGGDTDSTGSAGSLDRKSGSLEQWRKKVVEQPTRRGSLERRSSDKRRSWSPDDFANCLDSFRPITLTVSSFFKQESERLRDEDLYKLLVELRRPGSNLKRLKCLPGILKLDLSPRPEELPRCLDPDLRRLSPYPDEKNRPVKEILEFPSDVLSPDLTYRNLLYVYPKEANFSSRTGSARNIAVRIQLMGGEQEADALTAIFGRSSCPEMTHEYFTSVSYHNKNPNFYDEVKIRMPADLSAKHHLLFTFYHISCQKKVEQPNVETAVAYTWLPLLRDGHLQSGEFNLPAMLDPPPANYSYIAPDVLLPGTRWVDAHRGVFTVILEPVSSVHAQDKYIDRFLSLCGSLETGQVPPRIGEAGMESELKSVLLELARASHSALVRSLPQLFDQLISLLVKPPTLPSQPLNVAATVFEALGLLVRNITNLPDGQLDGHGRHALLATYTAYQCSLPNMTRANPPPVVTRAQSNPDLPVEDLEMEMHSRGLDRTASMRQESPSISGQSGRRILHEEIALHWVVSTGQARELAINHSWFFLELIVRSMVVHLTETGSLEAPRKSRFSPQFSDDIATLVAALTLEVTNRCGKDPRTASNLIYSLGNFLSDLLSVMDRGFVLSLIRASCCSLSDASIHIHDSAGLFALKLDLVRTVCSHEHYVAINLPFGTGYTSGSAPASPSPSTGSSGSLISTLVPGERGRFSELSPEFRQQHFLAGLVLSDLSNTLEIPNPMLQNKAIGTVRYLMGSHDIDPRYAEQSAKARVAALYLPLLNILIDALPQLYHWDSKDKSVYHEETASITQSVALAIAGGATSAAADHAAGTQCRVSLSSEATRHLLMCFLWVLKSLERSALAQWCGELSARRVLSLLQVLNIATAAFEYKGKKALKRLPPQATATSDIKSRLEDVILGQGSARSEMMLRRKERITGDKLRWRKDQMPYRANEQPEGRAVEQDAHIEGALAAEASLVVLDSLESVVQADGGGGAVVGAVLKVLLRALARNQSTSVLQHMFNTQRALVFKYHSALFDEESERCGDLCLTLLTRCSSPLSAIRSHAAASLYLLMRQNFEIGNNFARVKMQVTTSLSALVGRGRAPSEGALRRALKTVLVYAERDTELADTSFPEQVKDLLFNLHMILSDTVKMKEFQEDPEMLLDLMYRIAKGYQGSPDLRLTWLANMAQQHMERKNHTEAAMCLVHSAALVAEYLHLLEPGGGGRPIGAVALSPVSPNALEESAVGDDVLARREEGLCLGPDFSESGLAGLLEHAASSFHAAGMYEAIPDVYRVLLPIAECAHDYKKLANIHGKLHEAYTRVEQLAGKRVFGTYFRVGFYGSRFGDLAGEEFVYKEPTLTKLPEIFSRLENFYAERFGADNVVIIKDSNPVDLSKLETDKAYVQITYVEPYFEPHELRHRPTVFHRNFNIKRFVYATPFTPGGKAHGELREQCKRKTILTVATHFPYLKTRIRVVARKQIVLSPIEVAIEDIQKKTAEVAAATMQEPPDPKMLQMVLQGCIGTTVNQGPAEVAVVFLSGVREQNAQPSRLQHKLRLCFKDFSKKCLDALRRNKNLIGPDQRDYQRELERNYQRLTERLAPLIVWR